The genomic region GCGAGCGTGGTGGCGTCGAGATCCGGATCGCCGACGGCGAGCTTGCCGGCCGCTTCGACGAAACGGGCGACGAACGCTTCGGCAATCCCCGGCGTGACGATGAAGCGCTTGGCGGCGATACAGGTCTGCCCCGCATTGCCGAAGCGCGAAGCGACAGCGGCGGGGATGGTCGCGTCCAGATCGGCATCGTCGAGCACCACGAACGGGTCGCTGCCGCCGAGTTCCATCACGCATTTCTTCAAATGCTTGCCGGCCGTCGAGGCGACCGCGCTGCCGGCGCGTTCGCTGCCGGTCAGGGTCACGGCCTTCACGCGGGGATCGGCGATCACCCTGGCGGCCAGTGCATTGTCGATGTGCAGCACGCCGAACACGCCGTCGGGAATCCCGGCATCGCGCAGCACGCCGGCGATGGCGTCCGCGCAGCGCGGCACGTTGGTCGCATGCTTGAGCACCGCGACATTGCCCGCCATCAGCCCCGGCGCGAGGAAACGGAACACCTGCCAGACCGGAAAATTCCACGGCATCACCGCGAAAATGCAGCCCAGCGGTTCGTAGGTGACGTAGCTGCGATGCGCTTCGGTGGCGATCATGCCGTCGCGCAGATAATCGATGGCATGGTCCGCGTAGTATTCGCAGGCGGACGCGGATTTTTCGATTTCGACCAGCGCTTCCCGGCGCAGCTTGCCCATGTCGGCGGTCATGACCGCAGCGATGGCATCACGCTGTTCCCGCAGCCGCGCGGCGACCGCGCGGATCAGCCCACCACGTTCATCGAGACTGCGCGCGGCCCATCCGGGGGCCGCCTGTGCGGCGGATTGAAGCACACGTTCGACCTCGGACTCGCCGATGTAGTCGTAGGTGTAGTCGATCTCGCCGGTCCATGGATGGATCAATCGCACCGTCATGTTTTCACCTCAGGTGTTGTCTTGAATGGCGAGCTGGATATCGCGCTGCCTGCGTTTCTCCTCGCGGTACATCAGCCACCAGCCGGTCACCGCCGCGAACGACACCGCCAGCACCATCAGGGTCGCCAGCGCATTGATCTTGGGGCTGAGGCCCAGACGGACCGACGAGAACACCTTCATCGGCAGCGTGGTCGAGTTCGGGCCGGCGACGAAGCTGGCGATCACCACGTCGTCCAGCGACAGCGTGAACGCCAGCAGCCAGCCCGATACCAGCGCGGGGGCGATGATCGGCAGCGTGATCAGGAAGAACACCTTGATCCGGTTGGCGCCGAGATCCATCGCGGCTTCTTCCAGCGATTTGTCGAGTTCCGCGAGTCGCGAAGACACCACCACGGTCACGAACGCCAGCGTGAAGGTCACGTGCGCGACCCAGATCGCGACCACGCCTTTCGGCGCGATTCCGATCAGGCCACCCATCGACACCAGCATCAGCAGGATCGACAGGCCGGTGATCACTTCCGGCATCACCAGCGGCGCGGTGATCATCGCGCCGAACATGGTCTTGGTCGGGAAATGGCGCATGCGGGTCATCGCCAGCGCCGCCATCGTGCCGAGCACGACCGCAGCGGTCGCGGTCCAGAACGCCACTTTCAGACTGACCCATGCGGCGTCCAGCATCGAACGGTCGCGCATCAGTTCGCCGTACCATTTGAACGAAAAGCCTGACCACACCGAGGCCAGCCGGGATTCGTTGAAGGAGTAGACGATCAGGATCAGGATCGGGAGATAGAGGAATGCGAAGCCCAGGCCCAGGACCGTCCAGCGGATCGCGCGATTGCCCTGCATGTTGGTACCGCTCATGCCAGCCGCCCTTCCAGCTCTTTCTGCTGGACGCGGTTGAAGATCAGGATCGGGATGAGCAGCATGACCAGCATGACGATCGCGACCGCCGACGCCACCGGCCAGTCGCGGTTGTTGAAGAACTCGCTCCACAGCACGCGACCGATCATCAACGTATCCGGGCCGCCGAGCATTTCGGGAATGACGAACTCGCCGATCGCGGGAATCATCACCAGCATGCAGCCGGCGATGATGCCGGAGCGCGACATCGGCAAGGTGATCTTCAGGAAGGCCTTCCACGGCTTGGCGCCGAGGTCGTAGGCGGCTTCCAGCAGGCGGTGGTCGAATTTGAGCAGGTTGGAGTACAGCGGCAGGACCATGAACGGCAGATAGCAGTAGACGATGCCGATGTAGGCCGCGAGCGGCGTGTTGAGGATGTGCAATGGCGCGTCGATCAATCCGATCTTCATCAGCAGGCTGTTGAGCAGGCCGTTGCTGTCGAGGATGCCGATCCAGGCATAGACGCGGATCAGGAACGATGTCCACGACGGCAGCACCACCAGCATCATCGCGATGTTGCGCGCGGACGGCGACAGGCGCGAGATGACGTAGGCCATCGGATAGCCGATCAACAGCGTGAACAGGGTCGAGATCGCCGCGATCTTCAGTGAGCTGGCATACGCCAGCAGATACTGCGAGTCCGAGAACAGCACCGTGTAATTGGTGAGGTTGAGCTTGAGCAGCACTTCGCTCTGCACGAACTCCAGGATCGGCGTGTACGGCGGCTGCGCGATCGCCAGCTTGGCGAACGAGATCTTCAGCACGATCAGGAACGGGACCGCGAAGAACAGCAGCAGCCAGAAGTACGGGACCGCGATGACGCCCCAGCGCGATCCCGGCAGGAACTTCTTCAGCGATCGGAGATTCATGACGTGAGCACCACGCCTTCGTTGTCGCCCCACGACACCCAGACACTGTCGCCCCAGGTCATGCCCTCGCTGGCCCAGCGCTGCTGGTTGGCGAAATTGGCCATGACCTTGTAACCGGTCGGCAGGCGGACATGGAAGACCGAGTGACTGCCGAAATAGGCGATATCCTCGATCTTGCCCTGCGCCTTGTTGTACTGCTGCGTCGGTTCTTCCTTGCTGATCGTCAGCTTTTCGGGGCGCACGCCGTAGCCCACTTCCTGTCCTTCGAAGCCGGAAACGCCGTGGCCGACGTAGATCGGCACCGGCAGCGACGGCGACAGGATGGTGATGTAGTCGGCCTTGTCCTCGTCGATGCGTCCGTCGAACATGTTGATCGAACCGATGAATTCGGCGGCGAAACGGCTGGTCGGCGATTCGTAGATTTCGTCGGGCGTGCCGACCTGGCGGATCCGGCCGGCATCCATCAGCGCGATGCGCGTGGCCATGGTCATCGCCTCTTCCTGGTCGTGGGTGACCATCACGCAGGTCACGCCCGACTTCTCGATGATATCGACCAGTTCGAGCTGCATCTTCGAGCGCAGTTTCTTGTCGAGCGCGCCCATCGGTTCGTCGAGCAGCAACAGCTTGGGGCCCTTGGCCAACGAGCGCGCAAGGGCGACGCGCTGCTGCTGGCCGCCGGAGAGCTGATGCGGCTTGCGCTTGGCGAGTTTGCCCAGTTGCACCAGGTTGAGCATGTCCTCGACGCGCTTGGCGATGGCCTCTTTGCCCAGACCGTCCTGCTTCAGCCCGAAGGCGATGTTCTGTTCGACGGTCATATGCGGAAACAGCGCATAGGACTGGAACATCATGTTGATCGGGCGTTCGTACGGCGGCAGATCGTTCATCACCTGGCCGTCGAGATAGATCTTGCCGGAGGTGGGTTTCTCGAAGCCGCCGAGGCAGCGCAGCAACGTCGATTTGCCGCAGCCGGAACCGCCCAGCAACGCGAAGATCTCACCCTTGCGGATCGACAGGTTGGTGTCGTCGACCGCGACGAAACCGTCGAATTCCTTGCGGACATCGACGATGCGCAGGTAATCCTCGACCGTGGCCTTGGGAGCGGCAGGAGCGCCGTTGTGCGGTTTTTCGTTGGCGACTGCGGCCATGGGGTTCCCTCGAATGCGGCTCGGAATGCAGCTCGGGGCAGGCATCGCTGCCTGCCCCGGGGCGATGTATCAGCGACCGGTCTTGAGCTGGGTCCAGATCCGCGTGTACTGGCGATCCACGTCGGGCGGGATGATCGCGTAGGTGAAGAGTTTCGCGGCGACATCCGGCGGCGGGTAGATCGTCGGATCGCCGCTGATGTCCTTGTCGACCAGCGGCGTCGATTTCGGAATGGCGTTCGGGTAGCTGACGAAGTTGGTGTTGTTGGCGGCCACCTGCGGCTCGAGCAGGTGGTTGATGAACGCATTCGCGCTCTCGACATGCTTGGCGTCCTTCGGGATCGCCAGCATGTCGAACCACATCGGCGCGCCTTCCTTCGGGATGGAATAGCCGATCTTCACGCCGTTCTTCGCTTCTTCGGCGCGGTCGCGCGCCTGGATGATGTCGCCGGACCAGCCGACCACCAGGCAGGTGTTGCCGGTGGCCATCGAATCGATGTATTGCGAGGAATGGAAGTTGGTGACGTAGGGACGGATCGTCTTCAGCAGCGCCGCCGCCTTGTCGATCACTGCCGGATCCTGGCTGTTGGGATCTTCACCGAGGTAGTTCAGCGCGATCGGGATCAGTTCCGAAGGCGTATCGAGGAGGGTCACGCCGCAGCCCTTGAGCTTGGCGATGTTTTCCGGCTTGAACACCAGGTCCCAGCTGTTGGTGACATCCGTGTTGCCGAAAGCGGCCGTGACCTTGTCGACGTTGTAACCGATGCCGGTGGTGCCCCACAGGTACGGCACGGCGTATTCGTTGCCCGGATCCTGCAGCGCGATGCGCTTCATCATCTCCGGATCGAGGTTGGCCAGATTCGGAATCTTCGACTTGTCCAGCTTCTGGAACACGCCGGCCTGGATCTGTCGGCCGAGGAAGTTCAGCGTGGGCACGACGATGTCGTAACCGCTGGAGCCCGCGAGCAGCTTGGTCTCGACCATCTCGTTGCTGTCGAAGACGTCGTAGACCACCTTCACGCCGCTCTTCTTCTCGAAGTCCGGGATGGTGGTTTCGGCGATGTAGTCCGACCAGTTGTAGACGTTCAAGGTCTTGTCGTCGTCGCCGCCCGACTTGCCGTCGCCGGACGCGGCGCCGCTGTCGGATTTGCCGCCGCAGGCGGCCAACAGACAGACGGCGATGGAAAGCCCCAACACTCGCAGTTTCATCGTGATATCCCTTTGCCCGGTAGGGCGTCAATGGTGTGGCGTGACGGTGGCATCCTCGACAGATTAACGGCTGCGGCCTGTCGCTGCATCTACAGTGCAGCGGCGGTTTCGTTCAGCGACTTCCAGGTTTTCTCGAACAGTTCGTCGACCTGCGCGCGGGTGATGATCAGCGGCGGCGACAACAGCATTGAATCATAGGTGGCGCGCAGAATGAGGCCGTTCTTCAGGGCCATGTCCCGGCAGAGCACGCCAACGCTGCCCCGCTCCTCGAAGAAAGCGCGCTTGCCCTTGTCCGGAACCAGTTCCAGCGCACCGACCATGCCGGCGATGCGCGCCTCTCCGACCAGCGGGTGTTCGCCCAGTTCGGCCCAGCGCTGCGCCAGATACGGCGCGATGTCGTTCCGCGCCCGGTCGACGATGCCCTCTTCCTGCAGGATGCGGATGTTCTCCAGCGCGACCGCGGTGCAGACCGGATGACCGGAATAGGTGCAGCCGTGCGCCAGCTCCCCGCCCTGCTCCTTCAGCACACCGGCGACGCGGTCGTTGAACATGGCCGCGCCGAGCGGGATATAACCGGACGTGATGCCCTTGGCGAGCGTCATCACGTCGGGAGTGAAACCGAAATAGTCCGCACCGAACCATTCGCCGGTGCGGCCGAAGCCGCAGATCACTTCGTCGGCGACCAGCAGCACGTCGTACTTGCGGCAGATCCGCTCGATCTCCGGCCAGTAGGTCATCGGCGGGATGTACACGCCGATCGCACCCATGATCGGCTCGCCGATGAAGGCGGCGACCCGGTCGGGTCCCAGTTCGAGAATCTTCTGTTCCAACCGGCGCGCGGCGACCAGGCCGTACTCGTCGGGCGACAGATCGCCGCCATCGGCGAACCAGAACGGTGGATCGATATGGTGGATGTCGGGAATCGGCAGCCCGCCCTGCTTGTGCATACCGGCCATGCCGCCGAGGCTGGCGCCGGCCATCGTGGTGCCGTGATAGCCGTTGTGGCGGCCGATGAAGATGTTCTTCCCCGGCTTGTCCTGCACCGCCCAGAAGTGGCGGACGAGCCGCAGGATGGTGTCGTTGGCCTCGGAACCGGAATTGGTGAAGAAGGCGTGGTTGAGATCGGCCGGCGTGAGTTCCGCAAGCTTGGCCGACAGCAGGACCGTCGGCTCCACCGTGCACTGGAAGAAGCTGTTGTAGTAGGCCAGCTCGATCATCTGCCGCGATGCCGCCTCGCCCAGCTCCCTGCGGCCATAGCCGACGTTCACGCACCACAGGCCCGCGAAGGCGTCGAGCAGTTTGTTGCCGTTGGCGTCCCAGACATAGGCGCCCTCGCCCCGGGTCAGGATGCGCGTGCCTTTCTTCGCCAGCGCCGCGTTGTCGTTGAACGGATGCAGGTGATGCGCGGCGTCGAGCTGCTGCAGGTGGACGAGTTCAGCTTTATCCATGGTGGTTCCGGTGGAATGGCAATGCGATGTGGCGGAAATCAGACGTTCAGCAGCAGGAACTCGCGTTCCCACGAACTGATCACCCGGAAGAAGGTTTCGTATTCCTTGCGCTTGACCGAGATGTACGCACGCACGAAACGCGCGCCCATCAGGTCGTGCAGCATCGTGCAGCTTTCCAACTGGTCCAGCGACTCGCCCAGGGAACGCGGCAGCTCGAAGCCCACATCCTGCGCACTGATGGTCAGCGGCGCGGTCGGTTGCAGCTTCTCGCGGATGCCGAACAGGCCGCAGGCCAGCGTACCGGCCATCGCCAGGTACGGATTGGCGTCGGAACCCGCGAAACGGCTTTCGACGCGCGTGTTCTCCGGCGTATCCATCGGCACGCGCAGGCCGCAGGTGCGGTTGTCGTAGCCCCACTGCACGTTGATCGGCGCGACCTGGCCCAGCGCCAGCCGGCGATAGGAATTCACGTTCGGGGCGAAGAAGGCCATCGCCATCGGCACGTATTTCTGCAAGCCGCCGAGGTAGTGTTCGAAGATCTTGCTGTGCTTGCCCTCGCCCTTGCCGGCGAACACATTCCGCCCGGTCTTGATATCGACCAGACTCTGGTGGATGTGCATCGCACTGCCGGGCTCGTTCTCCATCGGCTTGGCGAGGAAGGTCGCATACACGCCGTGGCGCATGGCGGCCTCGCGCATCATCCGCTTGAACAGGAACACCTGGTCGGCGCGCGACATGGCGTCGGCATGGATGAGATTGACTTCCAACTGCGCCGCGCCGGATTCGTGGATCAGCGTATCCACGTCCAGTTCCATGGCATCGCTGTAGTCGTACATCAGGTCGAGGATCGGGTCGAACTCGTTGACTGCATCGATCGAATACGACTGGCGCGCGGTTTCCGGCCGTCCCGAGCGCCCGGCGGGCGGCTGCAGCGGGAAATCCGGGTCGGTATTCTTCTGCACGAGGAAGAATTCGACCTCCGGCGCGACCACCGGCCGCAGGCCCAGCGCCTCATAGGCGTCGAGCACGCGCTTGAGCACGTTGCGCGGCGCCAATTCATGGCGTTCGCCGGTCTTGGTGTAGCAGTCGTGGATGATCTGCGCGGTCGGATCGGTGGCCCAGGGCACCAGGCGCACGGTATCCGGGTCCGGACGCAGCAGCATGTCGGCGTCGGAAGGCGAAATCAGATCGTAATAATCGTCGGGATAGTCGCCGGTGACCGTCGTGGCGAAGATGCCTTCCGGCAACCGCGTGCCGTAGTCGTGCGAGAACTTGTCGGCTGGGATGATCTTGCCGCGCGCGTTGCCGGTGATGTCGGGCACCAGGCATTCGACCTCGGTGATCCGGCGATCCTTGAGCCAGCGCAGCAATGCGGGCTCGCCCGGCTGCATGGCATGCGATGGTGCCTTGTCCGTGGATGCGATCGCACGTCTGGACGGGGTCTTGCGGGGCGGTTTGCGTGGACTCATGCGGTCATCCTATCCGTTGTTGCGCGCGCTGGCGGCAGGCATCGCCGAAGGCGCGGAAAATGCCGTGATGGAACGCGTTCTCGGCGACACGCCATTCCGGGTGCCACTGCACCGCCAACAAAAACGCGCCGCCATCGCGGCGGTAGGCTTCGATCAGACCATCGGGTGCGGTCGCTTCCACGGTCAGGGTTTCGCCCAACCGCGCGATGCCCTGCCCGTGCAGCGAGTTGACCTGGACGGTTTCGGCACCGGCGATGCCCGCGAGCAGTCCGCCCGGCGCCAGCGCGATCGGATGGGTCGGCGCGTACTGCACATCGAGCGGATCGTCGAGGTCTTCGCGATGGTCCATGAAACCGTCGACTTCATGCACTTTCTGATGCAGGCGCCCACCGAAAGCGACATTGACCTCCTGGAACCCGCGGCAGATCGCGAGGATCGGCAGACCCAGTTCGATCGCCAGCGGAATCAGCGCCAGATTGGTCTCATCGCGGGCGGGGTCGTGGAGATTACCCGGATAGCTGGGTTCATCGCTGTAATGATGGGGTTCGATATTGCTGACCGAGCCGCTCAGCAGGATGCCGTCGAGCCCTTCCAACAGCGGCCGTAACGGCAACGCGGGCTGCAGCCCGGGGATCAGCAGCGGCAGGCATCCGGCGCCATCGACCACCGCGCGAACGTACTTCTCCCCGGCCGCCAGAAACGGGTGCGGGCCGATGAGTTTGCGGTCAGTGGGCAGACCCACCAGCGGTAGCCGTGCCGATGTGGATGACATGCGAAACGCTCGTGGCGAGGCCTCGGGGGCGTCCTCCGCACGTTATCCGGCATGTTTGATTTCTGCAACACTCGGCGGCAAGGATGGCCATTCGTCGGCGCGACCATGCGCGATCACACTGATTTCAGGCAGGGCGATGGACATACTGGCAAGATGCCCGTTGAGTATTCTTGACGCCTTCCCGCCCCCATCGGCAACTGTCACACTGTTGTCGAGCCCAAGCAGACCACCGATATCATGCCCGCAAGCCTCAATCCCGAAGACCTTCTTGCACTGCAACAGAATCCGGACTGCGAGCTGGTCGACCTGATCCTGCCCGACATGAACGGCCTGCTGCGCGGCAAGCGCGTCACCCGCAGTGCGCTGGAAAAGGTCTACGCCGACGGGGTTTGCCTGCCGATGTCGCTGATCGCCACCGACATCACCGGCAATACCGTCGAGGAAACCGGGCTGGGCTACGACATCGGCGACGAGGACCGGATCTGCCGGCCGGTGCCGGGCACCCTGCGACCGGTGCCGTGGTCGCCCCGTCCGATGGCGCAACTGCTGCTGTCGATGGAAGACGCCAACGGCGGCACCTTCGAGGCCAACCCGCGCGAAGTGCTGAAGCGCGTGCTCGACCGCTACACCGCGCGCGGCCTGAAGCCGGTGGTCGCGGTGGAACTGGAGTTCTACCTCTTCGACCGCCTGCCCGACGCCCACGGTCGCCCACAACCGCCGGTCAACGCGCATACCGGCGTCCGCAACATGAGCACGCAGGTCTATTACATCGAAGACCTCAACGATTTCCACGACTTCATCGACGCTGTCGCCTGTGCCTGCAAGGCTCAGGGCATTCCGGCCGACACCGCCGTGGCGGAGTACGCGCCCGGCCAGTTCGAGATCAACCTCAAGCATCGCGACGATGCCCTGCTCGCCTGCGACGACGCGATCTATCTGAAGCGCGCGATCAAGGCGATCGCGCAGAAACAGGGCCTTCAGGCCAGTTTCATGGCCAAACCGCTCGTCGATCAGGCCGGCAGCGGCCTGCACATCCACGCCAGCGTGCTCGATGCGAACGGCGACAACATCTTCGCCTGCACCCAGGACGCGCCGTCGGACACGCTGCGCCACGCCATCGGCGGCCTGCAGCGCAGTGCGCAGGACTGCCTGCTGCTGTTCGCACCCAACGCCAACAGCTACCGCCGCTTCGTGCTCAACGCGTTCGTGCCGCTGAACGAGGTCTGGGGTTTCAACAACCGCACCGTGGCCATGCGCATCCCGCACAGCGACGAGAAGAACACCCGCATCGAGCACCGCATCGCCGGCGCCGACGCCAATGTGTATCTCGCCACCGCCGCAGTGCTGGCCGGGATGCTCGACGGTATCGAACACGGTTACGACCCCGGCGCACCGGTGGTCGGCAACGCCTACGAACAGACCGAGATCCGCACGCCCTACTGGCGCGATTCGATCCGCGACTTCATGGCCAGCGACTTCATCGCCACCCAGTTCGGCGAAACCTTCCGGCACATCTACGGCCAGCAGAAACTCAAGGAGCTGCACAGCTTCTACCGCGAAGTGACGACGCTGGAATACGACTGGTATCTGCGGTCGGTGTGACTTTTCTGGCGAATATGATTTCGACTGATGCGATTTCGACGCGATCGTGCTTCAGAAAATCCACGTTGTTCCCGCGAACGCGGGAACCCAGTGTCTTCCGGATTGTGGAAAGCAAAGACACTGGATCCCCGCGTTCGCGGGGATGACGATCGACACCAAGGCATCCCATGACAGGTTCGCCCTACCCGCCCAGTTGGTATGCCGCCAGCACCGAAGCGCTACAGTCGCAACCGGCGCTGGCAGGCGACATCGACGCCGATGTCTGCATCCTCGGTGCGGGCTATGTCGGCTTGTCGACCGCACTCGAGTTGGCCGAAGCGGGTTACCGGGTCGTGGTGCTCGAGGCCGAGCGCATCGGCTGGGGCGCATCGGGTCGCAATGGCGGACAGGTGCTGCCCGGCTTCGGCTGCGGTGAGGCCAAGCTGGCCGCGCTGGTCGGTCGGGACGATGCCCGCAAGCTGTTCGACTGGTCCTGCGAAGGCATGCGCCTGATCCACGAACGCCGCGAACGCCACGGTATCGACTGCGACTGGCGCCAAGGGCACGCGACCGCTGCGATCAAGCCACGACAGATCGTCGAACTGCAGACCTGGCAACGCGAACTCGAAAGCGACTACGACTATCCGATGCAATGGTGGGATCGCGAACAGTTGCGCACCCGACTTGATACGCGACGTTATCTCGGCGGCCTGTACGACGCCAACGCCGGGCATCTGCATCCACTGAAATACGCACTGGGCATCGGTCGCGCAGCGCTCGCGGCTGGCGTGCGGGTTTTCGAGGCCAGCCCGGTGCTGCGCATCGCCCATGGAGCGAAGCCTGTGCTGCATACCGCGCACGGGACGGTGCGCTGCGATTTCGCGGTCCTCGCCGGCAACGCGCTGGTGAAAGGCGTCGCGCCGGAGCTGGATCGCAAGATCATGCCGGTCGGGACCTATATCGCCGCGACCACGCCGCTGGGCGCGGAACGCGCGCAGGCGCTGATCCGCAACGACATGGCTGTCGCGGACTGCAACTGGGCGCTGGACTACTTCCGCCTGAGCAGCGACCACCGCCTGCTGTTCGGCGGACGTGCCAGTTACTCCAACTTCCAGCCGCCAAATCTGGGCTGGGTGATGACCCGACGGATGCGCAAGGTTTTCCCGCAGCTGGCGGATATCGGCTTCGATCACGTCTGGGGCGGCACCATCGACATCAGCTTCAACCGCGCGCCGCACTGGGGCAGGATCGGTGCGAACGTCTATTTCGCGCAGGGCTTTTCCGGACACGGCGTCGCCGCGACCAACCTCGCCGGACGCATCGTCGCCGATGCGATCCGTGGCCAGAACGAACGTCTCGACGTCTTCGCGCGCATCGCGCATCACGATTTCCCCGGCGGCCGGACCTTCCGCACCCCGATGCTGGTCGCGGCGATGGCCTGGTACAAACTGCGCGATGCGCTGTGGTGAGCCGGAACGCGGCGAATCGTCCGTTGAGGCTTGACGATCCTTGGGGCGGCCTCTAAACTTTCGCGCTCGCCACATCATGTGGGGCCATAGCTCAGCTGGGAGAGCGCCTGCATGGCATGCAGGAGGTCGGCGGTTCGATCCCGCCTGGCTCCACCAATCTTCAAACGCTTCTGATCGTTAGGCCGGATCCGAAGTGGCTTCAGAGTTCTACGACGTCCCCATCGTCTAGAGGCCTAGGACACCACCCTTTCACGGTGGACACCGGGGTTCGAATCCCCGTGGGGACGCCAATATCCACAAGGAAGGCCCGCGCAAGCGGGCCTTCCTTGTTTCCGGCGTGCGTTCGGTCAGCGCACGGAATCGGGGATCCCCGTCTGCTCAGATCCGCCGATAGACCCACAGGCTGCCGACGTTCATCCCGATATGACTGCGACCGGTGCCGGTGTATATCTCGGGACCGACCAGCGCGTATCTCAGCATGTAGTTCGAGGCCACGGTCGAAAACCCGAGGCCATATTTCGTGTTGATGTCGGTCAGCATGCGGTTGAACTGCGTCGGGCTGATGCAGAAACCGCGATCCTTGCCGCCCGGCGATACGCTGCCTTTGCGGAACGGTTCCAGCAGGTTGCCATAGCCCGGAATCGGTGCGCTGTAGACCGACTGGTTCTGGTTCTGCGTCTGCAGATGGGTGATGACGATCGGTTTGTGCGCGCTATTGACATCGGTGTCGATCAGCAGCGCATCGGCCACGGTCCAGCTCGGCCGCGAGTCGAACATCATCGCATTGACGTGAAAGCCCTGCGCGATGTTCGCCTGGTTTTCGAAATACAGCGTGATCATCGCCTGGTTGA from Lysobacter sp. harbors:
- a CDS encoding gamma-glutamyl-gamma-aminobutyrate hydrolase family protein codes for the protein MSSTSARLPLVGLPTDRKLIGPHPFLAAGEKYVRAVVDGAGCLPLLIPGLQPALPLRPLLEGLDGILLSGSVSNIEPHHYSDEPSYPGNLHDPARDETNLALIPLAIELGLPILAICRGFQEVNVAFGGRLHQKVHEVDGFMDHREDLDDPLDVQYAPTHPIALAPGGLLAGIAGAETVQVNSLHGQGIARLGETLTVEATAPDGLIEAYRRDGGAFLLAVQWHPEWRVAENAFHHGIFRAFGDACRQRAQQRIG
- a CDS encoding glutamine synthetase translates to MPASLNPEDLLALQQNPDCELVDLILPDMNGLLRGKRVTRSALEKVYADGVCLPMSLIATDITGNTVEETGLGYDIGDEDRICRPVPGTLRPVPWSPRPMAQLLLSMEDANGGTFEANPREVLKRVLDRYTARGLKPVVAVELEFYLFDRLPDAHGRPQPPVNAHTGVRNMSTQVYYIEDLNDFHDFIDAVACACKAQGIPADTAVAEYAPGQFEINLKHRDDALLACDDAIYLKRAIKAIAQKQGLQASFMAKPLVDQAGSGLHIHASVLDANGDNIFACTQDAPSDTLRHAIGGLQRSAQDCLLLFAPNANSYRRFVLNAFVPLNEVWGFNNRTVAMRIPHSDEKNTRIEHRIAGADANVYLATAAVLAGMLDGIEHGYDPGAPVVGNAYEQTEIRTPYWRDSIRDFMASDFIATQFGETFRHIYGQQKLKELHSFYREVTTLEYDWYLRSV
- a CDS encoding FAD-binding oxidoreductase, which produces MTGSPYPPSWYAASTEALQSQPALAGDIDADVCILGAGYVGLSTALELAEAGYRVVVLEAERIGWGASGRNGGQVLPGFGCGEAKLAALVGRDDARKLFDWSCEGMRLIHERRERHGIDCDWRQGHATAAIKPRQIVELQTWQRELESDYDYPMQWWDREQLRTRLDTRRYLGGLYDANAGHLHPLKYALGIGRAALAAGVRVFEASPVLRIAHGAKPVLHTAHGTVRCDFAVLAGNALVKGVAPELDRKIMPVGTYIAATTPLGAERAQALIRNDMAVADCNWALDYFRLSSDHRLLFGGRASYSNFQPPNLGWVMTRRMRKVFPQLADIGFDHVWGGTIDISFNRAPHWGRIGANVYFAQGFSGHGVAATNLAGRIVADAIRGQNERLDVFARIAHHDFPGGRTFRTPMLVAAMAWYKLRDALW